The genomic region ATCCTTATCTGCATGTGCAGAGAAATCATACCATTCAACCTGTGCGCTAATCGGCATTATACGATCGTTTATTTCAGCACGACCAGTCTCCAGAAGTGACCGACCAGGCGTTCCCTCGACCTGATATCCTGTAAGCGTAATCTTGTTTGTTGGATTTGACCGAATCTCGGGAATATATGTCATTGCAGGACCGCCAGATAGCATTCCGCTTGTTGTCACAATAACCGTATTTTGTTCTGCGATTCGTTTCCGCTGACCATCCCGACCAGTGACAAATCGAGCGTTCGATTTCGCATGCCCGAGTGCCTCCTCACCCCGAACAAACTGTGGGTATTCTTTGAGCATCTTTGTTACTTGTTTTCCCATTCCATCAACATAGCAGTCAATATTGTTTGCTGCACACACGAGTAACAATTCTTGTGTTCGTCCAATTGCGAATGCAGGAACGATAACGGTGCCACCTTGCCACATGGTTGTTCGAACACTCTCAACGAATCGGGTTTCAATTTGCTTTCGTGGGTCATGTTGAACGTCTGAATAAGTGCTTTCACAGATGACAACGTCTGCCTCAGGGCGTGCTGTTGAGGCTGAGACGAGCCGTTGATTCTCCGTATGAAAATCAGCGGTGTAAAATAACCGTGTGTCACCATCATCAATGAGCACATGCGCACTTCCAGGAATATGACCGGCGTTATAGAATGTGATTGAATGATCAGCAACATCGAACGTTTCTCGATATCCATGTGTCTCTGAAACTTGTGTGACGCGATGAAGTTCCTCTTGTGTGAAAGGGCAATCATACGTCCCACCATGAAGTTTGAGCGTATCACGAGCCAAGGTTAATGCCAATTCTTGTGTTGGGGCAGTCCAGTGAATCGGCGGTCTGCGGTCTCCGGAAAGCAATGATGGAATAGCACCAACATGATCAAGATGACCGTGACTGACAACAACGGCGTCTGGACGGGGTGTTTCAATTGGAAACTGTGGCGGATTCCCAGTCAGCATCCCATAATCAAGAAGCAATCGATCATTAATCAGGATGGCACTTCGACCGACCTCCTCTGCACCACCTAAAAACCGAATATCCATTTATACTACATACTGACCCGATCCGTTTGGACGCATCGCTTCACATCTTATCTGTGGCTTCGAAACGATAACCGTTATACACTATGTCGCTAAATCCGAGAATATGCAACGACGTGCTGCGGCAGTATATGTCGCACTATTCATTATCGTTGGTGCGGGTGCTTACTCGCTCATCGCGACAGCAGAAGCGCCGCATGTCGAGTTTGAGGATCCAACATACGAACTTAGCTCTAGCGACCAGTTTGAGCTTGGTGGACAAACATACACCGTTGCATCAATCTCAACGATGGAGCAAGGCGGCGACCATGGGGGAACAGCAACAACAGTAACACAGGGTGCTATTCAGTATACTAACGAATCTGCACAGTACGCCGCTTCATTCGAGAATAATTCGACGCAGACCGTTGATCAACAACAATGGCAAGTACTCGTTGACCGCAATGGTGATGATCCAACGCGCTTGACGTTCCGTGAGTCAATCAATCAAACAGCGATCCTCGAAGCAGATCCAAACGTAAGTACTGAGACAGTCACTCAAGATAGCGAAGAATATGTTGTCCGTAATGGTAACGAACTTATTCCAGCTGCTGAATATTTCCCTGAGCCGGAAACACAGTCGTACGCAGAGGGTGACACACTTGCGTATCAGGGCAATACAACGACTATCAAGACGGTGACGAATGAAAGTATTCAGCTCGTATGGACTGCCCCACGAACAAATACAATTGATGTTGGGCATAATGATAATATCACTGTCGGTGATGAAACATATCTTGCGCATTTCCCCAGTGATTCAACGCTGCAACTTACACAGAATTTCGAGAGTTACCAACAACAAAAAGCAGCTATGGAGCGGTATCAAACACAGAAGAATGGATTGTGGGGCGTCTCAATTGCATCCGGACTTACTGTGGTTTTCTTAATTGGATTTGCCTATCTCCCCTCTCGGTACTAACATTCACCACCACGCTGATACCGATATCTACAGATTAACAGGCAGAGTGCCTCGGGGCTTGACCCCGAGGTACTTCACTTTTTTATTCACTTAGATCGATATATGATATATCAAATAAATGAAGTAAATATCTGTGATAATTGAGTCGGATAGCCAGACAGAAACCAATAAGCTATTATATGACCTTCCCAATTAATCATGTATGTCGGCGCAGAATTATCAAGATATTGGGTCACATTGGTGTCCCGACTGTGGAAATGAGATGAATCTTAATGGCGTGCAACCAGCAGGGTACGCACAGTTCTTTTGCGAATATTGTCGATACCGTCGTGACCGCTTCGTAGGCGCCGTTGCAGACGATTGAATGAAGAATGAATAGCAATCGGAAGAGTGAGTACCGATTGTAACCATATGAAACGGTCTTATATTTACGATAATTCAAACCCGCCCACTCTCATCCCACGAAATCGCTTTGCGTGGAGTGATAATAAAATAGACCGGGGGAGCAACAAAAGCAACGGGTTGTGTGAGCCGTGGTCGTTTACTTTAAGATGACAAATATATAATACAGACACTTCCTCCTTCTATATTATTTGAGTCCTCGGATTGTTGCTAATATTGCTATCGCTTATTACTAGTAGTACTCGTCAACTCCCCCGTTTATTCCGTTCGCGACGATATCAAGGATATGGTCGATAATACGGATGCAACATCAGTCACTGCTGACCAACCGGATAGCCCAATTCAGACGACTGGGACTGATCATATCACGATTTGGGGGAGTAACGAAACGGATACGATTGAATTTTATCAAGAGCTTCTTGGAATGCCACTGGTTCTTAGACAACCAAACCTCGACGATCCATCACAGACACATTTGTTTTTTGACACTGGTGATGGTCGAATTCTGACAGTGTTTGTCGGTGACCGTCAGTCAACCCAACAACAGCGCGGTGGTATTGGTGCTGTCCACCACCTCTGTTTTAGTGTCGCGCCGTCAGACTTTGAAGATGTGATGGCTGCGCTGGAGGCTGATGGTCGGGGATACAACGTATTTGACCGTGGTGTTTTCTTCTCACTATATACACAGGATAATAATGGATTGATTATTGAATTATCAACAGATAAATACGATATTCCAGCTGAACGTCGGGGGGAGGTGCTTGCAAAGGCACAGGAACTTCGGGTGGCTGATGATGCAGATTATGCAAAAGATAAACATCTTGCAGCCGCGCTTGAAGCACTCAATATTGATGCACACGCACATGACCTTCCTGACGCGACCTCAGGTGTTGGCGGCATCAACTGAAATCTATAGTAACATCAACAATATATCGATCTTATATCTCAACAAGAACCTTAATTGCA from Haloquadratum walsbyi C23 harbors:
- a CDS encoding VOC family protein — protein: MVDNTDATSVTADQPDSPIQTTGTDHITIWGSNETDTIEFYQELLGMPLVLRQPNLDDPSQTHLFFDTGDGRILTVFVGDRQSTQQQRGGIGAVHHLCFSVAPSDFEDVMAALEADGRGYNVFDRGVFFSLYTQDNNGLIIELSTDKYDIPAERRGEVLAKAQELRVADDADYAKDKHLAAALEALNIDAHAHDLPDATSGVGGIN
- a CDS encoding MBL fold metallo-hydrolase; this encodes MDIRFLGGAEEVGRSAILINDRLLLDYGMLTGNPPQFPIETPRPDAVVVSHGHLDHVGAIPSLLSGDRRPPIHWTAPTQELALTLARDTLKLHGGTYDCPFTQEELHRVTQVSETHGYRETFDVADHSITFYNAGHIPGSAHVLIDDGDTRLFYTADFHTENQRLVSASTARPEADVVICESTYSDVQHDPRKQIETRFVESVRTTMWQGGTVIVPAFAIGRTQELLLVCAANNIDCYVDGMGKQVTKMLKEYPQFVRGEEALGHAKSNARFVTGRDGQRKRIAEQNTVIVTTSGMLSGGPAMTYIPEIRSNPTNKITLTGYQVEGTPGRSLLETGRAEINDRIMPISAQVEWYDFSAHADKDGLMELLNEYKDTRVLINHGDRCQRFADELNASEFDATAPTLGQEISI
- a CDS encoding HVO_2142 family zinc finger protein, which gives rise to MSAQNYQDIGSHWCPDCGNEMNLNGVQPAGYAQFFCEYCRYRRDRFVGAVADD